ATCTTTAAAAATGCTTTTCAAGAACAAGCAGTGATTTAAAGAGAATATTAAAGCACTAcccatgtgtgttttctcacgCAATGTTCTATGcttaaaaaattaaacaaacaaacaaaaaaaaactcttttatGTGTTGGAAGTGTGTTTTGGGTTGTGTGTGCAGAACAGGGGAGGGGGCATGAAGAGAGGAGGCATCCAGGGCAGGGTAAGGAAAAGCTGTGGGAAACTCAGTTTTAGTCAAAGAACAACACtgaacattgattttttttttttccacactggTTGGGCATCCCCTTCAAGTCAAATTCATACAGCATGCACAGGCGGGTCATCCACTAAGCCTTGCACAAGTCTTACTTGGATGaggattttacacattttgtgAATTTTTTACCTGTTTGAGGAATGATAGGTTAGTTAAAAAGGTAAACTCGCTCATGTTTACTTTATAAAGTCTCTATATTAAAGTGATATTTAATAGAAAGTCCATTAACTTACTCAGGGCTATTAAAATGCCAGAGACAAACATTATAACAGCAAGGATAACCCCTGTGGTCCGCAATGTGTCATAATCTACAAGGGACAAAATTGAATGGGACTTTAGCACACAGACCCTACAGGAGTTTATGATGGACTTAAAACATAGAGCaataaaaagtacaacatttgATGTTTAATATGGTACTTTTGATTTTTGTAAGATCAGTAAATGGCGTTAATCTTACCATAATCAAAGTCGCTTCGGTCTGGAAACATACTTTCTGCGAAGAAAATGAAGGTGTAGAGTTCAGCACAACAGCACAAGGACAGTGACAGTCTTTAAGGGTGTGTTTCTAATCCAGCACAATGGCCAACAAGCTTTGCAGCTCTCTAGATCTGCAGGCTTGGCTCCACAACTCCTCAGgagcatttttttcccccaccaaGAGGCGCTTAATGCAGCATCTTTACTCAGCAGAAAGAGATGCACCATGAAAAGTGGGTTACGAGCCAGCAGCAGGATACAGGGAGTAtcacaggaaagaaaagagtCTGAATAATAAGGGGCTGGGGAAGTTTAAGGGGCCATGTGAAATGTTTAAGCAATTGTTAATGCAACATAAGACTTTTTTATAAGGAATTCTACTCTATGCCAATATAAAGATTTATTCAGCAAATATAAGTGTGTTGCACTACAGCACTACAGCCTGTGCCAGACTGCTAGGATATCTGGACATCAATAATGCGGCTTGCATGTTGCTGAACCCTCACTCCCAAGTGGCTGAGCTGGCAGTTTATATTTCTTTCCACAGTTTTCTCTCTGCCACAATAACTGCTCAGTTTCAGAGACACAACAGTTAAATATCTTTAAtattgttcatttgttcattcaaGTGGGAGGTTACTGAACTCCCTTTGTTATAACACTAAGTACGTATCAGGAGTTAATTGGCTTTTGACACAATGGAAACAATACTGCAGTCTAATTAGCGACATAAAGACAATTgtggaaataaaacaattaatttcaTGAATCTAAATGAAATGATATCACAATATGATCACACATATAACAACATATAACACACATATAACAACCaaacaagttattttttttctcaatgcAGACAATCTGTAGGGCTTTTAATtctttaatgtactgtatgttaccCCCTTAAAAAGCCtaaaaaaagagggaagaagaacTATCAAACCTGTGGTGGTCATGGCTGCACAGCAGAGATGTAGAAGAACTCCGTCTCCTAGAAATTTACCAGGTTGCTGGATTGCAGTTGGAGGCTGGATGTGATGAAAGGAGGCAGGAGGACAAGACTGCTCAGTGAACCCCTCAGTGTAATCTCAGCAGATACCCTCTGGTGGTGGCAGTGAGACATTGCACTCACAGTGGTGCAACTTGAGGGGTACTCCCCCATAGTGACAGATCTGCCAAGATGTGGACTACACAGAGGTTCACCACAGGGGTTAAAATAAATAGTAGGGTAAACAGCTAATATTGTCAAAGTTGATGAGACAATTTAACTATTGTCAATGATCTACTGGGCATCATACAGTCTTGTGTGTGTCACGCGTATGGAGATGGAGGGGTTGAGGTTGTTACTGTATGGGTGAAAAAGAAGATATTCTATAATTTTGtctttacattgtgtttttcgCTCCACTATTCCTCAaagtttctttattttcctggagaaatgtgtgtgtgtgtgtgtgtgtgtgtgtgtgctcaaaaTGCACCAATTTCTACCTCATGTCTCTTTTGTGCAGTGCAGTAAGCCCTGCTCCTGCAACtccagggagaaaaaaaacagcctaCATATGCAGCTTTTACTTCGCAGAGGCAGGCAGACTCGCTACAGTGAAACATCAGCCAATAAACAGCTCTGAACATAGAAATTAGACAAAATTAAGATGTCTTTTTAAGTGATTTTTTGAAGAGACCCCCTCCAAAAGCTGCACAATGCAGCCCATaaatcattcacactcactccTGGTAGTTACTACTGCATGTGTAACTGAACTGTCTGCAGCGTCAACAGAAACGGGAGTGCAGCATAACATGGGGCTATCTTCACTGCACTCCCTCTAATGGCAGAGAAAGCGAAATAATGatgcataaaaaacaaatcctttccaaatatctgttttattattttttatcagtttggaagtcagaaaaatataaatgataatcACACTATTGCTACCATATAATAAAGCTGGTGCATTACCTAGTAACAGTCAACAAAGATGcaaacatcaaaaagaaaaaaaagggccATAAGAACATTGTAAAATTGAAGGAAGCTTTGTGTGTTCCATAATATTGTCCTCAGTGATCGTGGTATTTGCTGCCACCTAATGGTAAGAGTCAGTAATGCTGTGGAGAACAGGTAGAGGATATGTTTGATTAATCCTGAAACAATCTCAGTTGGCTTGTTTTTGCAGAGAAAAAGATTCACAGATGTTTGTAATACACTTACCAGATCTTCACTGCTCCTTGCCGCTGTGTCTACGAAGCTGCAGGAAGAGATTCAGgttattgtttcagtttgttttgtacaaaaaaaaaaaaaaaaaaaaaaaaaaataggaagGCATTTAACATCCATAGTTATTGCtatagaagaaagaaaaaaatatttacgCCTTGGAACAGCTGATTCCACATCAGGACCCCTGGAACtaagaaatgttaaatgttagtTTGTGAAACAAAATTCTGCAACTGCATGTTGAATAAAGAGGGTCTGTGCaaccaaatgtttaaaaagctagagagatattttatttattttacagaaaacaaaattctTCACAAATTTGCTTCATTTAATCTGACTTCTGCTTAACTTACCGTGACTTGTCGCTCTTCGAACAGGTACATTTCCGGCCTGTTGGGGAATacacaagaaaaataattatcCGAGTTTAAAACTGCCACTTTGCTGTTGCACGAAAGGATTAAGAGAAATCGGAAAATAATGGAAGTTACTGTAACAGTCAGTGGCATACCCCCAACACCAGCTTTTGTACTAAAATAAGAAGACATTACTCCAAGCTTTGATAGGTACATGAATAGCCAGTCTGGACTGCAATCCTTGGAAGGCTTTATAAGCTTACAGCCCAAGACTACATACATTCATATATCTAAATCACAGCCAAATTCAGATGTTTAAACTAAAAATACAGGAGCCAGTATATTGAATTTGTATCATGTGTAAGACCACAaaagcattttaacatttaacctCTTTAACCACTCAAGTTTGCCAATGCAATTATAGAGTGAAACACAAAACTTCAGGCTCTTGAAAGCACACAGTAAGAGCAGTGTCTTAGGTTAATATTGATAAAATTAAAGAATATGGCTGGCCTTAACAGTGGATATCTGGTTATGGGCACTTCACCGCATCGCCAACCGGTTAAAACAGGTTTCAGATATCCCAGTACATCCTGAGCTTCTCTGAAAATAATGAGCCTTATTTTTTCTTAGACTCAGATAGTAATAATCCATGAAACATTGCTTGAGAGTTTGCTCATGGTTCATCGTAAACAAGCCACCCAAAGTGTAGGATGAGATGAATACTTGCCACAGAAGTTGGTGTTGCGAGGAAAATAGCGGGGGAATCCCAGACCAAGCTAGTGACCTACATACTCTGATGACTAAGAATAAAGCTGTGATCATTTTGAAAGGTAACACTCATCCTTAATTTACTCACTTTGCCACTGGGAGGCGCCAAAGGGTTTCTCTAGTTATcagtgatgtgttgtttttttatatttccacGTGCAATATTGTAAATGCCAAACAATAAACTTCCAGGGTTTGTTCTCTTAAAGCTCTGTTTTatgctctgtctctgccttgGTAGCATGTGATGTCAATCAATTTTATCAATCAATTTTGGAGTGATAACAAGATTCACTGTTGTGATTTTTTGTTAGTGTGATGACTCTTCGACTTACATTTAGATTACGGATTGTGGCTTTGAAAGCCAgtttattgattgatttatgtttttacCAGCTAGTTTGTGAATTCCACCACACATACCAACctgttccacacacacacacacagctcacagctcttcatacagtacagtaatggATTCCAGACTTATCCTGACTAATAGGAGCAGAGACAAAGTGTGGCAGTGTGTGGGTCCAGATGAATTATTTATTGGTTGGTTTTGGTTTCAGGGCTACCACTGGCAGTAACAGCATGTGCTGGCACGTAGGAGGGAGAACCTTGGAAGGACACTATGAGTGAGGAAAAGGGGATAAGGTGTAAAGGTGCTGCTGTGACACACTAGGCACAGGAGCGTCGACCGCTGAGATTGTGCAAGAAGCATCTGCGTGCCTTCCTGCCAGACctctgagagaaacagaagccTGCTTGTTTTGCAGCGCTGTACAAATTTGGGGGACTGTGAGGCCAGCTCACACATACAGGGATCACGGTGTGCTGATGGTGACACCCGATGTTACACATCTGCTGTGCACTTAAGGCGGGGAAACACTTACTGACAATGAGGAAGATACCCAGGAGGAACAGGACCACTGCGAAAACCAGGCCACCGATTCTCAAAGATTCATAATCTGAAATAGAAAAAAGTACTTAATATTGCTTGTAGTAATATATGGCAGCATATGAGAGCTGTCTGTTACAAAATACCATGAATTCAAAAGCCTTCTGAGGCATTTAACCGCATTTTGGTTCAAGAGCAGCATTGCAGAGATATTCTGCAACCCTCCTACTGGTCATGTTGGGACACCACAAATTCCGGTGAGCTGTAGTCACCATAACTGTAAACACTACAGTCGACTTTAACTCTGTAGCTCTCCTAGTAAGGAAGGATATTATGGTGCAAAAGAAATCTGTCACAGATAACTGCTGCTTGCTATATATCTAGAGTTATTATTATGAGGTAACCCTATAGACTACTACTACTGCTTTTGTTGTTACCAATACAAGTAGGGTCACAGCTTTGTTTACATGCATCAAGTATTATCTAGCCTTGTTAACTAGTAAGATGTCAACTAACTACAcatattagcattagcatgacTAGCATGAATTAATCACTAGGTTTTTTTAACTGAGAGAAAGTTTATATAGATGACAAAAAATTGCATACTATCATTTTCAGGTTGTTTGGCTCTGAAGATTTTTTAGAGGCCTGAGGAGATATAAGTACCCAAAACTTCAttagaaaaaaggcaaaatagaTAGACAGaagtcagagaaaaataaacataatttttttgtaacacaaatagtttttttcagtgttatcCCTGTTAATATCTTCAGATATATCTTGGGACCTCCTGAGGGGTCCCACAGCCAAAGCTGGGAACCACTGCTTTAGTTCTAAAGTGCTAGAACTGAAGGCAATTGGACAACTTTAGGCTTCTTCAAGACATTTGTCTAGGTGGTCCTGAGAGTTGTTGACTCTCAGAAGAGTGTCAAGTAGGTCCACATTTTGGATATATAgaacagatggtttgagagaggagtaaaagaggCCATCTAAGTCCATATGGAATGACCATTTTTGAACAGAGGTGGTAGCCTGTGACATCAACTATTAGCCACCTACAATGTGGTCTTGGGGTCCTTACCCAGGCAATTTAACCCCTATACACCTGGAGCCATGTGATTCCAACAACTCACATGATAGGATGGGGCAACGACCCACCCATGGGTAACACCTGGCATCGTGGGACCCTGACGACTCACATGACAACAGGGTGCATCAGTGACtctcagaatcagaatcagaatcagactttattgccaagtaagtttgcacatacaaggaatttgtctcgGTATATTGTCACTAAAGGACAGTgatagttaaaaaaaagagcaaaaagcaaaaactatatttacaaggaacataaatatatacacaaggaacataaatatacataattaaaatgtaaagtgcaGAGTGCAAATatttgaaggtggcagtgattgtccagacagatgtgcgttaatgtaatGCATAGGTGTGTGTATAATAGTAATGTTGTGTATATAACATTAATCTCAGGACCACTTCCAAGatgttaaatacctgggactcctCACCCGGCCTCTAGAACTAAGAACACCTTTCGGATAAAGGGTAAAACATCTGAGAGAAACATGAGAAAccaaaaagaagtccagttgccttcaacccTAGCAGTTAAGATTACCATCACCTTGATGACTGAGGACCTACACAGATACACTGCTTTAGTTAGGGCATAGGAAGTGGTTGGAAAGATAAAGCAGGAATGTTGAGATTTGCTTACTGCCCAAAGAAATTGAATGAGAACAACTACACAATTGGTGGTTATTATTCATAAAATATCAATGCAGATGTTAAGTCCTTCCGTGCAGTCTAGCACCCTAGATGGAGTGAAAACCAAAGCACAGCGGACAGGATTAGAATCATTTGCAGTGGGACTACTCCAGAAGCTCGGCCTCGAGGTGAAAGTTTTCCACCACTTGTAGAAAAACAAGTGGGAAAACGCAAGCTCATCCCGACCTCCCAGATGTTTCCTGTGCAGAGAGGTTAGCTAT
The window above is part of the Lates calcarifer isolate ASB-BC8 linkage group LG15, TLL_Latcal_v3, whole genome shotgun sequence genome. Proteins encoded here:
- the LOC108885709 gene encoding uncharacterized protein LOC108885709; translated protein: MDLVVLVAFSSWLAPALGSAFGREMLASAADKDKDYDSAFHYDYESLRIGGLVFAVVLFLLGIFLIVSRKCTCSKSDKSRSRGPDVESAVPRHYTEGFTEQSCPPASFHHIQPPTAIQQPGKFLGDGVLLHLCCAAMTTTESMFPDRSDFDYDYDTLRTTGVILAVIMFVSGILIALIPAHLVPKFQRQRFRLKLYKKYSIELEREKVITGTTASKCTHTHAGCLWPFLLWLIHLCQLDDQ